From a region of the Candidatus Brocadia sp. genome:
- a CDS encoding MIP family channel protein: protein MKAYKKYLAELVGTFALVFIAAGSVCADFYLRQAGGQGLGLLGISIAFGVVVIAVIYATSYVSGAHVNPAVTISFWISKRMDPNTAIMYIISQIAGATVAGLALKALFPDALNTVYLGTCMLSPGVSIGRGILMEFIITFLLVFTIYGTLVDKRATAGFAGIAVGLVVLFGVMIGGTISGGAMNPARVFGPAIASGQFTHHYVWWIGPILGGIAAGFVYDQLFADVKK, encoded by the coding sequence ATGAAAGCGTACAAAAAATATTTAGCAGAGTTAGTCGGAACTTTTGCGCTTGTATTTATAGCGGCTGGCTCAGTATGCGCAGATTTTTATTTGAGGCAAGCAGGAGGGCAAGGGCTTGGTCTTTTGGGTATTTCTATCGCGTTTGGCGTGGTGGTGATTGCCGTTATCTATGCAACGAGTTACGTCTCCGGCGCACATGTAAACCCGGCCGTTACAATCTCCTTTTGGATTAGCAAAAGGATGGACCCCAATACGGCAATAATGTATATCATCTCTCAAATTGCTGGCGCAACCGTTGCGGGGCTAGCGCTGAAGGCGCTCTTTCCTGATGCCCTGAATACGGTATATTTAGGGACCTGCATGTTATCGCCCGGAGTTTCCATCGGACGCGGAATACTGATGGAGTTTATCATTACGTTTCTTCTGGTTTTTACCATTTACGGAACCTTGGTAGATAAACGGGCTACGGCGGGATTTGCGGGGATTGCCGTGGGTCTGGTAGTGCTTTTTGGCGTGATGATTGGAGGCACTATCAGTGGCGGCGCAATGAATCCTGCCCGTGTTTTTGGTCCTGCCATTGCATCAGGGCAGTTTACTCATCACTATGTCTGGTGGATTGGTCCGATCCTGGGTGGGATTGCCGCGGGTTTTGTGTATGATCAACTCTTTGCTGATGTGAAAAAATAA